A portion of the uncultured Bacteroides sp. genome contains these proteins:
- a CDS encoding TonB-dependent receptor — protein MSSAKTLQISYIGMQSQEVAIKPTLKVVLKADAELLDEVVVVAYGTAKKGSLTGAVASIKADDMAKVPGTSFEKALQGLSPGLQISSTSGQPGSATQVRVRGIGSMSASSSPLYVIDGVAIESKNLSKVANEDSYGTSANPLSSLNPNDIESITVLKDASAASLYGSRAANGVILITTKQGSRGEAKVSFKAQTSFSQLPSNGYDLMSASEHYGLYYGGFYSQNIAKNMTPAAAATAANISTQAVYGRNPYNVASPLDSNGNLVSGAKLKIDTDWMDEIFRKGKSQEYDLGINGGNEKTKYFLSLGYLTQDGIVIGSDFERYSGRANVSGQIKPWFSAGINSTFSLSKQDTPVGGGGGASPLTNAMYVPNAVPVYNLDEKFEKQYDANGNVIYNYKNPVYNDMNAVAFAESDIYNTKTYRALVNPYVEFDIKGVKWKNSLSYDYINLDETQWYNAKHGNGAAAKGRLYKYAIWNLTASFTSTLNYDFTLFKDHNFSVLAGYEATKNQYKRTYAQGTNFPDGGLIELNVAATPQEVGSVTDNERMVSYFGRLNYDYLNKYFASISIRTDGSSRFAPNHQYGTFWSAGLNWRVSEENFLKDLKWIDDLKLRASYGTSGNKSSDYLYGYQGLYASGNNYNGKVGITHSQLPNENLTWEKAKNFNIGLDFSLFNRLSGSVEYYVKKSSALLLDKPLAPSTGLESVLSNLGGMKNSGIEFDLHSANIRTKKFTWNTDFNIAYNNNEITSYPQEQEVVGTKIRMEGYSLYEFYMQEWAGVDKTTGAPLWYKDAIDADGNPTREKTSTYSKAGKYKLGSALPNVFGGINNTFNYKGIDLSFLFTYSFGGKVYDGYEASLLNDGNKAGFQAIKEQADHWTPTNVNAKNPIFVPNSTSNSNEISSRYLHDADFIKMKSINLGYTLPKSWTQKMLIENLRVFASVENVFVWNLDRDFKGYDVELGGVTGLLDGQGTIPLPKTLLFGINISF, from the coding sequence ATAAGTTCTGCAAAGACTTTGCAGATTTCGTATATTGGTATGCAATCACAAGAAGTAGCTATCAAACCGACTTTGAAAGTAGTTTTAAAAGCTGATGCCGAGTTGTTGGACGAAGTTGTAGTTGTGGCCTATGGTACAGCAAAGAAAGGATCGCTAACGGGGGCTGTTGCTTCTATAAAAGCTGATGACATGGCCAAAGTACCTGGGACCTCATTTGAAAAAGCTCTTCAAGGATTGTCACCTGGTTTGCAGATTTCTAGTACTTCTGGACAACCAGGTTCTGCTACTCAAGTACGTGTTCGTGGTATTGGTTCTATGTCTGCTTCAAGTAGCCCTTTGTATGTTATTGATGGAGTTGCTATAGAGTCAAAGAACTTAAGTAAGGTAGCTAATGAAGATTCTTATGGAACCTCAGCTAATCCTTTATCAAGCTTAAATCCCAATGATATTGAATCTATAACAGTCTTAAAGGACGCATCTGCAGCATCATTGTATGGCTCTCGTGCGGCCAATGGAGTTATTCTTATTACGACTAAACAAGGTTCAAGGGGTGAAGCTAAGGTCTCTTTTAAAGCTCAGACTTCATTTTCTCAGTTGCCTTCAAACGGTTATGATTTGATGAGTGCATCAGAACATTATGGCTTGTATTATGGAGGGTTTTATTCCCAGAATATTGCGAAAAATATGACTCCGGCTGCTGCTGCTACTGCTGCTAATATATCGACACAGGCTGTTTATGGTCGCAATCCTTACAATGTTGCAAGTCCCCTTGATTCTAACGGTAATTTAGTTAGTGGCGCTAAGTTAAAGATTGATACCGATTGGATGGATGAGATTTTTAGAAAAGGTAAATCTCAAGAATATGATTTAGGTATTAATGGGGGAAATGAAAAAACTAAATACTTCCTTTCTTTAGGATATTTAACTCAAGATGGTATTGTTATCGGATCAGACTTTGAACGATATTCTGGGCGTGCTAATGTTTCAGGTCAGATTAAACCTTGGTTCTCAGCGGGTATTAATTCTACATTCTCTTTATCTAAGCAAGATACTCCAGTTGGAGGAGGAGGTGGAGCTAGCCCTTTGACTAATGCTATGTATGTGCCTAATGCTGTTCCGGTTTATAATTTAGATGAAAAATTTGAAAAGCAATACGATGCAAATGGAAATGTGATTTATAATTATAAAAATCCGGTCTACAATGATATGAATGCAGTTGCATTTGCTGAGTCGGATATCTATAATACGAAAACCTACCGTGCTTTAGTCAATCCATATGTAGAGTTTGACATTAAAGGTGTAAAATGGAAAAATAGTCTTTCTTATGATTATATTAACTTAGATGAGACTCAATGGTATAATGCAAAACATGGTAATGGCGCAGCTGCAAAGGGTCGTTTGTACAAATATGCTATTTGGAACTTAACGGCGTCGTTTACTAGTACATTAAATTATGATTTTACTTTGTTTAAGGATCATAATTTTAGTGTGTTAGCAGGTTATGAAGCAACTAAAAACCAATATAAAAGAACTTATGCGCAGGGTACAAACTTTCCAGATGGAGGCCTTATTGAACTTAATGTAGCCGCAACTCCCCAAGAAGTTGGTTCTGTAACTGACAATGAGCGTATGGTATCTTATTTTGGTCGTTTAAATTATGATTATCTTAATAAGTATTTTGCTTCAATTAGTATTCGTACTGATGGGTCATCTCGTTTTGCTCCAAATCACCAATATGGAACTTTCTGGAGTGCCGGCTTGAACTGGAGAGTAAGTGAGGAAAATTTCTTAAAAGATCTGAAATGGATTGATGACTTGAAATTGCGTGCAAGCTATGGTACTTCAGGGAATAAATCATCAGATTATTTATATGGATATCAGGGCTTATATGCTAGCGGGAATAACTATAATGGTAAGGTTGGTATTACTCATAGCCAATTACCTAATGAGAATTTGACATGGGAGAAAGCCAAAAACTTTAATATAGGTTTGGACTTTTCTTTGTTTAATCGCTTGTCTGGTTCTGTAGAGTATTATGTGAAGAAATCAAGTGCTTTATTGCTAGATAAGCCTTTGGCGCCTTCTACAGGTCTTGAATCCGTTCTCTCAAATTTGGGAGGAATGAAGAATTCCGGAATTGAGTTTGACTTGCATTCTGCTAATATTAGAACTAAAAAATTCACTTGGAATACAGATTTTAATATTGCATACAATAATAATGAAATAACATCTTATCCTCAGGAACAAGAAGTGGTTGGAACAAAGATAAGAATGGAAGGATATAGCCTTTATGAATTTTATATGCAAGAGTGGGCTGGTGTTGATAAAACAACAGGTGCGCCACTTTGGTATAAAGACGCAATTGATGCTGATGGTAATCCTACAAGAGAAAAAACTTCCACTTATTCAAAGGCAGGTAAGTATAAATTGGGTTCAGCTTTGCCAAATGTTTTTGGGGGTATTAATAATACTTTTAATTATAAAGGCATTGATCTTTCGTTCTTGTTCACTTATAGCTTTGGTGGTAAAGTATACGATGGATATGAAGCTTCTTTGTTGAACGACGGTAATAAGGCCGGCTTTCAGGCTATTAAAGAACAAGCAGATCATTGGACTCCTACTAATGTGAATGCAAAGAATCCTATTTTTGTGCCAAACAGCACTTCAAACTCAAATGAGATATCTAGTCGTTATTTACATGACGCTGATTTTATAAAGATGAAGAGTATCAATTTAGGTTATACATTGCCAAAGAGTTGGACTCAAAAAATGCTGATAGAAAACCTTCGTGTTTTTGCGAGTGTTGAGAACGTTTTCGTTTGGAATCTGGATCGTGATTTTAAAGGATATGATGTTGAACTAGGTGGTGTTACAGGTTTGCTTGACGGTCAAGGAACTATTCCATTACCTAAAACGCTTTTGTTTGGTATAAATATTAGTTTTTAA
- a CDS encoding RagB/SusD family nutrient uptake outer membrane protein, giving the protein MNKIRNSILSLAIALTCASCGDGFLGTSPSDKFADSNVFTTIEAAQLVLTGTYDWFTNGWLANNTNQYIFFYPDIAGDDALVNPVNNYNRFVAPYQYNVIASNTYVRDPWKNCYSLIDNANAILDNINSLAESSERNRVEGEALALRTYAYHFLVRAYAKPVNKYPDSAGVILRLSSSTKDLPRATVKEVYDQMVKDMERSCILLTDNSSSSKAYIGENAAHGILARLYLDLGDETNGILHAKAALKGITLMDKSIYESKFCEVNSETLWAFECTTDDNQFYLSLPSFWYYCDDDESNVLDGYSSLRVSKNLIDLMDNNDVRKGQFPKYSSTGEYIKFPAAKGGYLTTKIHSRNNEMGQGSFNVLRGSEMYLIIAELAADKAHYDVAKDALDAVRVARGLSKYTGSNDQLVTEVQNERRRELFAEGHRQFDLKRRNLPLVRKGVQGHDLWDSAVDLPAGSDKFELPIPQDEIDANGALTKNDQNPAYK; this is encoded by the coding sequence ATGAATAAAATAAGAAACTCTATACTATCCCTGGCTATTGCTTTAACATGTGCTAGTTGTGGGGATGGATTTTTAGGAACATCTCCTTCTGACAAATTTGCGGATTCAAATGTATTTACTACTATAGAAGCTGCCCAATTGGTTCTAACAGGAACTTATGATTGGTTCACAAATGGTTGGCTTGCTAATAATACAAACCAGTATATATTCTTTTATCCAGATATAGCAGGTGATGATGCATTAGTAAATCCTGTTAATAACTATAATAGATTTGTTGCTCCATATCAATATAATGTAATTGCAAGTAATACTTATGTTCGTGATCCATGGAAGAACTGCTATAGTTTGATTGATAATGCAAATGCGATTCTTGATAATATTAATTCTTTAGCGGAATCAAGTGAACGTAATCGTGTTGAAGGTGAAGCTTTGGCTCTAAGAACATACGCTTACCATTTTTTAGTTCGTGCTTATGCAAAACCTGTTAATAAATATCCTGATTCAGCTGGAGTTATTTTGCGCCTATCTTCTTCTACTAAAGATCTTCCTCGTGCAACCGTTAAAGAGGTGTACGATCAGATGGTAAAAGATATGGAGAGATCGTGCATATTATTAACGGATAACTCTTCTTCTTCCAAAGCTTATATTGGGGAAAATGCTGCTCATGGAATTTTGGCTAGATTGTATTTAGATTTAGGCGATGAAACGAATGGCATCTTGCATGCTAAAGCAGCACTTAAAGGAATAACTCTTATGGATAAGAGTATTTATGAATCTAAATTTTGTGAAGTAAATAGTGAAACCTTGTGGGCTTTTGAATGTACAACTGATGATAATCAATTCTATCTTTCTTTGCCTTCTTTCTGGTATTATTGCGATGATGATGAGTCTAACGTACTTGATGGATATAGTTCATTACGTGTTTCAAAAAATTTGATTGATCTAATGGATAATAATGATGTTCGTAAAGGCCAATTTCCAAAGTATTCATCTACAGGGGAATATATTAAATTTCCTGCGGCAAAAGGAGGTTATTTAACTACTAAAATACATAGTCGCAATAATGAAATGGGACAAGGTTCCTTTAATGTACTTCGTGGCTCTGAAATGTATCTGATTATAGCTGAATTAGCTGCGGATAAAGCTCATTATGATGTTGCAAAGGATGCTTTAGATGCTGTACGTGTTGCTCGTGGTTTATCTAAGTATACAGGTTCTAACGATCAGCTTGTTACAGAAGTACAAAATGAAAGAAGAAGAGAACTATTTGCAGAAGGACATCGTCAATTTGACCTTAAAAGACGAAATCTTCCTTTAGTTCGGAAAGGAGTTCAGGGTCATGATTTATGGGATTCTGCTGTTGATTTGCCTGCAGGATCAGATAAGTTTGAATTACCTATACCTCAAGACGAAATTGATGCTAATGGTGCTTTAACTAAGAACGATCAAAATCCGGCTTATAAATAA
- the hflX gene encoding GTPase HflX, with the protein MKEFVISEAESETAILVALITQAQDERKTNEYLDELAFLAETAGAEIVKTFTQRLDMAHSVTYVGKGKLQEIKEYVTEHEIGMVIFDDELSAKQLRNIEAELQVKILDRTSLILDIFAMRAQTANAKTQVELAQYKYMLPRLTRLWTHLERQGGGSGGSGGGMGGSVGLRGPGETQLEMDKRIILNRMSLLKAQLADIDKQKATQRKNRGKMIRVALVGYTNVGKSTLMNLLAKSEVFAENKLFATLDTTVRKVIIENLPFLLSDTVGFIRKLPTDLVESFKSTLDEVREADLLLHVVDISHPGFEEQIEVVNKTLADIDGGGKPCILIFNKIDAYTYVEKAPDDLTPRTKENLTLEELMKTWMAKMEDSCLFISAREKINLEELKNVVYERVKALHVQRFPYNDFLYQTYDDEE; encoded by the coding sequence ATGAAAGAATTTGTAATATCCGAAGCAGAGAGTGAGACAGCCATACTTGTGGCACTTATCACACAGGCGCAGGATGAGAGGAAAACGAATGAATACCTTGATGAACTGGCCTTTCTGGCTGAGACAGCCGGAGCGGAAATAGTGAAGACGTTTACCCAACGACTGGATATGGCGCACTCGGTGACGTATGTGGGCAAGGGTAAGCTGCAGGAGATTAAGGAGTACGTGACGGAGCATGAAATTGGAATGGTTATTTTTGATGATGAACTTTCGGCTAAGCAGTTGCGTAATATTGAAGCTGAATTGCAGGTAAAGATACTGGATCGTACTTCATTGATACTTGATATATTTGCTATGCGTGCGCAAACGGCAAATGCCAAAACGCAGGTGGAATTGGCGCAATATAAATATATGTTGCCTCGCTTAACTCGTTTGTGGACGCACTTGGAACGCCAAGGTGGCGGATCGGGTGGTTCCGGCGGTGGCATGGGTGGCTCTGTGGGGCTTCGTGGTCCGGGTGAAACGCAGCTCGAAATGGATAAGCGTATCATCCTAAATCGTATGTCACTACTAAAGGCTCAGTTGGCCGACATTGATAAGCAGAAGGCTACGCAGCGAAAGAATCGTGGCAAAATGATTCGTGTGGCTCTTGTGGGATACACCAATGTAGGGAAATCTACTTTGATGAATCTGCTGGCAAAGAGTGAGGTGTTTGCTGAGAATAAGCTTTTTGCTACGCTCGATACTACGGTGAGAAAGGTGATCATTGAGAATCTGCCTTTCCTGCTTTCGGATACTGTAGGGTTTATCCGTAAACTTCCTACTGACCTTGTGGAGTCGTTTAAGTCGACGCTGGACGAGGTGCGTGAGGCGGATTTGTTGCTGCATGTGGTGGATATCTCTCATCCCGGTTTTGAGGAACAGATAGAGGTGGTGAATAAGACTTTGGCTGACATTGACGGCGGAGGAAAACCTTGCATCCTTATATTTAATAAGATAGACGCATATACTTACGTGGAGAAAGCTCCCGATGACCTTACGCCCCGAACAAAAGAAAACTTAACACTCGAAGAACTGATGAAAACGTGGATGGCAAAGATGGAGGACAGTTGTTTGTTTATCTCCGCCCGTGAGAAGATCAATCTAGAGGAACTAAAGAATGTCGTTTATGAAAGAGTGAAGGCTCTGCATGTGCAACGTTTTCCTTATAATGATTTTCTTTATCAGACTTACGACGACGAAGAATAA
- a CDS encoding DUF4954 family protein, translated as MKIYRKLTEDEMLQLKSQSCVADDWGKVLVSEEFEPVFVHHTRFSGDVKLGVFRSSFSLPGGIEKHAGLRHVTLHNVTVGDNCCIENIQNYIANYEIGDDTFIENVDIILVDGLSKFGNGVEVAVLNETGGREVLINDKLSAHQAYILALYRHRPELICRMKKMTDYYSNKHASAVGSIGSKVMIVNTGSIKNVKVGDFCHIEGACRLQNGSINSNEQAPVHIGYGVICEDFIISSGSHVDDGTMLSRCFVGQACQLGHNYSASDSLFFSNCQGENGEACAIFAGPYTVTHHKSTLLIAGMFSFMNAGSGSNQSNHMYKLGPIHQGTLERGAKTTSDSYILWPARVGAFSLVMGRHVNHADTSNLPFSYLIEQGNTTYLVPGVNLRSVGTIRDAQKWPKRDKRTDPNKLDCINYNLLSPYTIQKMLKGRSILKELRRVSGETSEIYSYQSAKMKNSSLNSGIKYYEIALHKFLGNSIIKRLEGINFQSNKEIRERLRPDTETGVGEWVDISGLIAPKSEIDKLINGIESGEIDRLKKMNACFAEMHKNYYTYEWTWAYNKIQEFYGLDPETIMAKDVVEIVNTWKEAVVGLDRMVYDDARKEFSLSSMTGFGVDGSPDERKLDFEQVRGDFESNPFVTAVLEHIDDKTALGDELINRIGQLA; from the coding sequence ATGAAGATTTATCGGAAATTGACTGAAGATGAAATGCTTCAGTTGAAAAGTCAGTCGTGTGTGGCTGACGATTGGGGGAAAGTATTGGTATCGGAAGAGTTTGAACCAGTCTTTGTACATCACACACGTTTTTCGGGAGATGTGAAGTTAGGCGTTTTTCGCTCTTCTTTTTCTTTGCCGGGTGGAATAGAAAAGCATGCGGGCTTACGGCATGTGACACTACACAATGTTACGGTGGGCGATAACTGCTGCATCGAAAACATTCAAAACTACATCGCCAATTACGAGATTGGTGATGATACGTTTATTGAGAACGTGGATATCATCTTAGTTGATGGGTTGTCGAAGTTTGGCAATGGAGTGGAAGTAGCCGTACTGAACGAAACCGGTGGCCGTGAAGTGCTTATCAATGATAAGTTGTCTGCTCATCAGGCCTATATCTTGGCACTCTATCGCCATCGGCCGGAGTTGATTTGCCGGATGAAGAAAATGACGGATTATTACTCTAACAAACATGCCTCTGCTGTAGGAAGCATTGGTAGCAAGGTGATGATTGTGAACACGGGCTCTATCAAGAACGTGAAGGTGGGCGACTTTTGTCACATTGAAGGTGCTTGTCGTTTGCAGAACGGAAGCATCAACAGCAATGAACAGGCTCCGGTACACATTGGATACGGAGTGATCTGTGAGGATTTCATCATTTCTTCGGGTTCGCATGTAGATGATGGCACGATGCTGAGCCGTTGTTTTGTGGGGCAGGCTTGTCAGTTGGGACACAACTATTCTGCTTCCGATTCTTTGTTCTTCAGTAATTGCCAGGGCGAGAACGGTGAAGCTTGCGCTATTTTTGCCGGCCCCTATACGGTTACGCATCACAAATCTACGTTACTCATTGCCGGCATGTTTTCGTTTATGAACGCCGGTTCGGGATCAAATCAAAGTAACCACATGTATAAACTGGGCCCTATTCATCAGGGTACGTTGGAGCGTGGAGCCAAAACAACTTCCGACTCATATATTCTTTGGCCGGCCAGAGTGGGTGCTTTTTCATTGGTGATGGGGCGGCACGTGAACCATGCCGACACATCTAATCTACCTTTTTCTTATCTGATAGAGCAAGGGAATACGACTTATCTGGTGCCGGGGGTGAACCTACGTAGTGTGGGTACCATACGTGATGCGCAGAAATGGCCTAAGAGAGATAAACGAACGGACCCTAACAAGTTGGATTGTATCAACTATAATCTGTTAAGTCCCTACACCATTCAGAAGATGTTGAAAGGGCGTTCGATATTAAAAGAACTCAGGAGGGTGTCCGGTGAAACTTCCGAGATCTATTCGTACCAAAGCGCGAAGATGAAAAATTCCTCGCTCAATAGCGGAATTAAATATTATGAGATTGCCTTGCATAAATTCCTGGGTAATTCCATCATTAAGCGCTTGGAGGGAATCAACTTTCAGAGCAACAAGGAGATTCGAGAACGCTTGCGGCCGGATACGGAGACCGGCGTAGGAGAGTGGGTGGACATCTCCGGCTTGATAGCTCCTAAAAGTGAAATTGACAAGCTGATAAACGGAATAGAAAGCGGGGAGATTGACCGCTTGAAGAAGATGAATGCTTGTTTTGCTGAGATGCACAAGAATTACTATACGTATGAGTGGACGTGGGCATACAACAAGATTCAAGAGTTCTACGGACTTGATCCGGAGACGATTATGGCTAAAGATGTGGTTGAGATAGTGAACACGTGGAAAGAAGCGGTTGTGGGACTGGATCGTATGGTATATGATGATGCCCGCAAAGAATTCTCGCTTTCGTCTATGACCGGCTTTGGCGTGGATGGTTCGCCGGACGAAAGGAAGCTCGACTTTGAACAAGTACGAGGCGACTTTGAGAGTAATCCTTTTGTTACTGCTGTGCTTGAGCATATTGATGACAAGACGGCATTGGGTGACGAACTCATTAACCGCATAGGACAATTGGCTTAA
- a CDS encoding lipocalin family protein, translated as MKTLGIILMMVFSSFLFNGCAEEDDLNVKSTDVTGIWYVQVSEGYVNGVRQWVDALTTQFTFNANGTGAYKILYGENIAEPITWTLKNNTIEITFQNTHKEAYKVTETSDDYMRCTMYSNDSDYFLYYFSRKDFK; from the coding sequence ATGAAAACATTAGGAATTATTTTGATGATGGTTTTCTCCTCTTTTCTATTTAATGGATGTGCTGAGGAGGATGATTTAAATGTAAAGTCAACAGACGTTACCGGAATATGGTATGTTCAAGTGTCAGAAGGTTATGTAAATGGAGTACGTCAATGGGTTGATGCTCTTACTACTCAATTTACATTCAATGCCAATGGTACAGGTGCATATAAGATACTTTATGGTGAAAATATAGCTGAACCAATAACATGGACCTTGAAAAATAATACGATAGAAATAACTTTTCAGAATACTCATAAAGAGGCATATAAAGTTACTGAAACTTCAGATGATTATATGAGATGTACTATGTATAGCAATGATTCAGATTATTTCTTATATTATTTTAGTAGAAAAGATTTTAAATAG
- a CDS encoding fumarate hydratase: MATPPFKYQAPFPTGKDATEYYLLTKDYVSVSEFEGKEILKVEAEGLTQMANVAFRDVAFMLRPEHQKQVAKILADPESSENDRYVALTFLRNAEVSAKGKLPFCQDTGTAIIVGKKGQRVWTDGCDEEALSKGVYKTYTEENLRYSQNVPLDMYNEKNTGCNLPAQIDLYAVQGSEYKFLCISKGGGSANKTYLYQETKALLTPEKLVPYLVEKMKTLGTAACPPYHIAFVIGGTSAEMNLKTVKLASAKYYDTLPTEGNDGGQAFRDIELEKEVLFEAQKMGLGAQFGGKYFAHDVRIVRLPRHGASCPVGMGVSCSADRNIKCKINKDGIWIEKLEDNPGQYIPEELRQAGEGEAVQINLNQPMADILKELAKYPVSTRLSLNGTIIVGRDIAHAKLKERLDRGEDLPQYVKDHPIYYAGPAKTPAGMACGSMGPTTAGRMDSYVDLFQSHGGSMIMLAKGNRSQQVTDACQKHGGFYLGSIGGPAAILAQNNIKSIECVEYPELGMEAIWKIEVENFPAFILVDDKGNDFFKQIKPVCVSGCK; the protein is encoded by the coding sequence ATGGCAACACCTCCGTTTAAGTATCAAGCGCCATTCCCCACGGGAAAGGATGCTACCGAGTACTATCTGCTTACGAAAGATTATGTTTCAGTAAGCGAGTTTGAGGGAAAAGAAATTCTGAAAGTAGAAGCTGAAGGTCTTACTCAAATGGCCAATGTAGCTTTTCGTGATGTGGCTTTTATGCTCCGTCCCGAACATCAAAAACAAGTGGCTAAAATTTTGGCTGATCCTGAATCTAGCGAGAACGATAGGTATGTGGCTCTTACCTTTCTTCGTAATGCAGAAGTTTCGGCAAAAGGTAAACTCCCTTTCTGTCAGGATACCGGTACGGCTATCATTGTAGGCAAAAAAGGCCAACGAGTATGGACCGACGGCTGTGACGAAGAAGCACTCTCTAAAGGAGTGTATAAAACGTACACGGAAGAGAACCTGCGTTATTCTCAAAATGTACCTTTGGATATGTACAACGAAAAGAATACCGGATGTAACCTGCCTGCACAGATTGATCTTTATGCTGTTCAAGGATCGGAATATAAGTTCTTGTGCATCTCTAAAGGGGGTGGTTCGGCCAACAAAACATATCTGTATCAAGAAACGAAGGCGTTGCTAACTCCTGAAAAGTTGGTGCCTTACTTGGTAGAGAAGATGAAAACATTGGGTACGGCTGCTTGCCCGCCTTATCACATTGCTTTTGTGATCGGCGGTACTTCAGCCGAAATGAACTTAAAGACAGTGAAACTTGCTTCTGCTAAATATTACGATACTCTTCCTACAGAGGGTAATGATGGTGGACAGGCGTTCCGTGATATAGAATTGGAAAAGGAAGTGTTGTTCGAAGCTCAAAAGATGGGCTTGGGCGCACAATTTGGTGGTAAATACTTTGCGCACGATGTTCGCATCGTTCGTCTGCCTCGTCATGGTGCTTCATGCCCTGTAGGTATGGGCGTTTCGTGCTCAGCTGACCGTAACATCAAGTGTAAGATAAACAAAGATGGTATCTGGATTGAGAAACTGGAAGATAATCCAGGTCAATACATTCCTGAAGAACTTCGTCAGGCAGGCGAAGGCGAGGCTGTACAGATTAATTTAAATCAACCGATGGCCGACATTTTGAAAGAATTGGCTAAGTATCCGGTTTCCACCCGCTTGTCGCTCAACGGCACTATTATCGTAGGGCGTGATATTGCTCATGCCAAACTGAAAGAACGTTTGGATAGAGGAGAAGACTTGCCACAATACGTTAAGGATCATCCTATCTACTATGCAGGTCCGGCTAAAACTCCTGCCGGAATGGCTTGCGGTTCTATGGGACCAACTACAGCTGGACGTATGGATTCGTATGTAGACCTTTTCCAGAGTCATGGAGGTAGCATGATTATGTTGGCCAAAGGCAATCGCAGTCAGCAAGTAACAGATGCTTGTCAGAAACATGGTGGTTTCTATCTGGGCAGTATTGGTGGCCCGGCTGCTATCTTGGCACAGAACAACATCAAGAGCATCGAGTGTGTGGAATATCCTGAATTGGGTATGGAAGCCATCTGGAAGATCGAAGTAGAGAACTTCCCTGCATTCATCTTAGTAGATGATAAAGGGAACGATTTCTTCAAACAGATAAAGCCTGTTTGTGTAAGTGGTTGCAAGTAA
- the pelA gene encoding pectate lyase: MTLFLFCAMCTFAQEVNYKDKHQYKDWVKLAPKLDDAFFNTQEAVRIAENVLLYQQITGGWPKNIYMPAELNKAEQKAAIAAKQDVNESTIDNSATSTEIQYLARTYQATKDNRYKDAVIRGLEYLFKAQYANGGWPQFYPRPKGYYIEITYNDNAMFNVLQLLRKVYEKQEPYTFLPDTTVEKAHTAFNKGIECILKTQVKQNGKLTVWCAQHDHVTLLPIKARAYELPSLSGQESDNLILLLMSIPNPSEEIKNAIEGAVTWFKESAIKGLTEENFTDSKGRKDFRMVPCTDCPPMWARFYDLESNRPFFCDRDGVKVYSISEIGYERRNGYSWYNDDGVKVIKEYEKWKKKL, translated from the coding sequence ATGACCCTGTTTCTTTTCTGCGCCATGTGCACATTTGCCCAAGAGGTGAACTACAAGGACAAGCATCAGTATAAGGATTGGGTAAAATTGGCGCCTAAGTTGGATGATGCATTTTTCAATACCCAAGAAGCTGTCCGCATTGCCGAGAATGTATTGTTGTATCAGCAAATTACGGGTGGATGGCCTAAGAACATCTACATGCCGGCCGAACTAAATAAAGCTGAACAGAAAGCTGCTATCGCTGCTAAGCAGGATGTCAATGAAAGTACTATAGACAATAGTGCTACTAGTACTGAGATTCAGTATCTGGCACGTACTTATCAGGCTACTAAAGACAATCGTTACAAAGATGCGGTTATCCGTGGACTTGAATATCTCTTCAAAGCACAATATGCCAACGGGGGATGGCCTCAATTCTATCCTCGCCCCAAAGGATATTACATTGAGATTACTTACAATGACAATGCCATGTTCAATGTGTTGCAACTACTACGTAAAGTCTATGAAAAGCAGGAACCCTATACCTTCTTACCCGACACTACTGTAGAGAAGGCTCATACCGCATTCAATAAAGGGATAGAATGCATACTTAAAACTCAGGTGAAACAGAATGGGAAACTAACTGTTTGGTGTGCGCAACACGACCATGTGACTTTACTACCAATCAAAGCAAGAGCTTATGAACTTCCTTCGCTTAGCGGACAGGAATCGGATAATCTCATTTTGCTACTAATGTCAATCCCCAACCCTTCGGAAGAGATAAAAAATGCAATTGAGGGAGCTGTAACTTGGTTCAAAGAATCAGCCATAAAAGGTCTGACTGAAGAAAATTTCACCGATTCCAAAGGCCGTAAAGACTTCCGCATGGTGCCTTGCACTGATTGCCCGCCAATGTGGGCACGCTTCTATGACCTAGAGAGCAATCGCCCCTTCTTTTGCGACCGTGATGGAGTGAAGGTATATTCGATATCAGAAATCGGATACGAACGCCGCAACGGTTATAGTTGGTACAATGATGATGGTGTAAAAGTGATAAAGGAATACGAAAAGTGGAAAAAGAAACTTTGA